The DNA sequence CGAACGGGTTTCCGCCCTCCTGGATTTTGCCGTTGATATTGCCCGCCAGGCCGGAGATGCCGGCCACGTTCTCGAACTTCGTATGGAAAGGTTCCAGTTCCTCGGCGGTGACATCCCAATCCTGGAGCTGCATGCCCTCAGGAATGATGTCGGCACCGAAGGTTTCCTCGACATAGCTGCGCAGGCGGTATTCAACAGCCTGCGGGCGCCACGTCTGACCGTTCCAGTGCGAGCCCGCTCCGCCGACACCATCGCCTGGCAGGAAAGAGCCGAGATGGCGTTGCGGCAGTGCGGTTTCCTCCAGATTGCGGCGGATGGTCAGCGTCGATTTGGCCGGCTTTTGCATCAGGCCGTAGCGGATGCCGTATTTCAGTTCGTCAAACATTTCGGGATACTGGAAATCCGGAACAGTATCGCGGTCTTCGCCACGCTCGAGCGCAAGAATTTCAAGTCCTTCCTGCGCCAGTTCCATGCCCATAATGGCCCCGGTCCAACCGAGACCGATGATGACGACGTCTTTCTTGGGATCTGTTCTTGTCGCCATGGTTCAGCTCCTGTCTCCGTTAAGTGCAACAGGACCCAGTGGATACTTTGCGTTTTCACGGCCGACCCACTCGGCATAGGCGCCGCGGGCGCCGGGGAAGCCGATATAGGCCCAGGATTGCATCTGGTAATTGCCACCATGACTTGGATCGGCGAAGTAGCCTTCCTTGGTGTTGGCCAACAGGAAGGCGAAGAAATCGCGCAGCTCCGGCGGAAGATTGACTTCGCCCTTCTGCAAGGCGGTCAGCGCGGAGTTTTGCGTGGCCACATCCAGGTTCTCGAAGCTTTCACCATGGGATTTTCGGCACCATTCCTGAAACAATGGAATTGCCTGCCGGTAGATTTCTGCCGGGGCGAGCGGGCTCTGGAACCCGAGATTGGGATCGGCCGCCGGAGCGTACGGGCCTTTCATGTACCAGGTTTCGGCCTTGCCGAATTCACCTGCAAGCTGCCGATCTATGAAGACCGGCACCCGACAGTCTATCGCACCCGGGCCGTCGCCGTCGGACGGAATAAGCCGGTCACAGGCGGCCATGACGAAACTCCACTCGTCGGCAGTCAGATAGACCGGTTCGTACTGATCAAGCGGTGGCGCTTCCTCTTTGGTCTGTGCGGCAGCCTGAGCGGCCAAGGGCAACAAGGCCGCGCCGGCAACGGATCCCTTAAGGAATCCGCGCCTGGACGGACGTCCGGGCATATCTCTCATAATCGTGTCCTTTTGTTTTTCGCAAGCAGAGCCCGCCGGTCGTCGATGACGGCGATCGCTTCTCCCGCGCTTCGGAGACGGGCAGTTTGAAAATCGACTGCCGAGTCCACGCAACGCCGTCAGTGAGACCTCACTTCCCGCACATGTCAAACCGACACCCGCAAAGTCACCGGCTTGTGAACGGACGTGATCGGGCGTTTGCAACCCAAGCCGGTTCGGCTCGACAAAGCCGGTCTCGGGGCGCGTTGCAGACGGGGGCGAGTGCAAGGGCCTGACTTTAATGCAGGCCTCTTTCCAAGGAATCCAGTCGAACGATTCCGTAGCGGCACCCGTTCAAGGGGCTGCATCGGCCTTAGCGCAGTTGATCCAATTCGAGGCGGTCGCCTAGTTCTTCAGCTCTTCAAGATCTGCAAACAGATCCAGTGCTTCCGGATTGGCCAGCGCCTCATGGTTCTTGACCTGCCGGCCATGAACGATATCGCGCACTGCGAGTTCAACGATCTTGCCGGATTTGGTCCGGGGAATGTCGCTCACCGCAATGATCTTGGCCGGAACATGCCGGGGTGATGCGCCGGTTCGGATTTTTGAGCGAATCCTGGCCATGAGCGCATCGTCCAGCTCAACGCCATCGGCGAGACGGACAAACAGCACGACGCGGACATCATCGTCCCAGTCCTGGCCGATGCAGATCGCTTCAGCCACCTCGTCGAGTTGTTCGACCTGGTTGTAAATCTCCGCCGTGCCGATGCGCACACCGCCGGGATTGAGTGTGGCATCCGAGCGACCGTGGATGATGATGCCATGGTGCGTGGTCCACTCGGCAAAGTCGCCGTGGGTCCATATGTTGTCGAAGCGGGAGAAATAGGCCGCCAGATATTTCTGATCATCCGGATCGTTCCAGAACCCGATCGGCATGGCCGGAAACGGCTTGGTGCAGACCAGTTCGCCCTTGACGCCGATGACCGGTTGTCCGTCTTCGTCCCAGACATCGACGGCCATGCCGAGACCAGGTCCCTGGATCTCGCCGCGCCAGACCGGCAGCGCCGGAATGCCGAGCACGAAGCAGGAAACAATGTCGGTACCGCCGGAAATCGAGGCCAGATGCACGTCCGGCTTGATGCCTTCATAGACGAAGGTAAAGCCTTCCGGCGACAGCGGCGATCCTGTCGAGGTCAACAACCGCAGCGATGACAGATCATGGGTCTTGCGGGGCTCGATTCCAGCCTTGCGGACAGCGTCGATGAATTTGGCCGAGGTTCCGAGAACCGCGAATTTCTCCTCGGCAGCGTAATCAAAAATGACATTGCCGTCGGGATAAAACGGGGAGCCGTCATACAGGCACAGCGTTGCCCCCACGGCCAGACCGGACGCCAGCCAGTTCCACATCATCCAGCCGCAGGTGGTGAAGTAAAACAGCCTTTCGCCGGGTTCGAGCCCGCAATGCAGACGTTGCTCCTTGAGATGCTGCAGCAATGTGCCGCCGGCGGAATGAACGATGCATTTCGGAATGCCGGTGGTGCCTGAGGAAAACAGGATATAGAGCGGGTGCGAAAACGGCAGCTTCTCATAGACGACAGGGGCTGCGGCATGGTCAGCCACGAAGGCTGCCAGGGTAACAGCGCCGTCCACGGCGGCAGCGACAGCTTCGCCATCATCCAGCAGCGGTACGATCACGGTTGCAGCCGGCTTGAGCGAGGCCGAGATGTCCACAAGCTTGGCAGTGACGTCCTGCCGCTTGCCATTGTACCAGTAGCCGTCACAGGAGATGAACAGCTTGGGTTCGATCTGGCCGAACCGGTCGAGTACGCCGGTGGTTCCGAAATCGGGCGAGCAGGATGACCAGATCGCGCCAATCGAAGCGGCTGCGAGCATGAAGGCGATGGTTTCGGGCATGTTCGGCATCATCGCTGCAACCCGGTCGCCCGGGCCTACACCATGGGCGCGGAAGGCTTTTTGCAGGCGCGACACCAAGGCCGACAGCTCGTCCCAGCTCATTGAGCGGCGCAGCTTGTCTTCTGCCCGGAACAGGATGGCGGGTTCAGCGCCGCTGCGGGTCAGCAGGTTCTCAGCGAAGTTCAATTCCGCATCGGGGAAAAAACGGGCGCCGGGCATGGCGTCGCCATTCTCGATGATGCGCTCGCCCTTGCTGCCGCGAACACCACAATAATCCCACAAGGCCGACCAGAAACCTTCCCGGTCGGTGATTGACCATTGCTGCAGCGCCAGCGGATCTACAAGCGATTGCCCTGCCAATTCACCGGCAATCCTGGAAAACTCCATCCAGGGGCTTTTCTGCAAGTCTTGCGGATTGGGGCGCCAAAGCGGTGTGTCGGTCATATCATGCTCCTGCAGGGTATCGCAGCCGGTTACTGCAGCACCGCAGCATTCCACCGGATACACAACGACACTGCAATTGACCAGAAGGACGCATGCACATGATCGTGCAAACAACGGTCTGGATGCGACCTGCATTACCATTGGAGCTGCAGGTTGCAAACACAAGATGGGATAGCCACCAGCCAAAATCAGCCGAAACATGGTCTTCAATTGCATTCGCCCCCGGCAAGCTTTAACCAGAGCATGGGGACAGTGGCTCGGGAGCTTGGGTTTGAATTTCAACATTGCGCAATGGCCAGTTGGACGCATGGTGATCGCGAGCGTCATCGCGGTGGTGAGCGTCATTCTGATCGTTTTCGCTTGCCTGCCGCTGGCTGTATCAAGCGGCGTAGTCCGGGACCGGCTGGAGCGTGACATCAGTGCATGGGCCGGTCATACGGTGTCGCTTGGCGATGCGCCTTCGCTGGATTTCTGGCCAACGCCGACGATCAAGCTCGACAATGTCGAAATCCGGCCGGGCACGTTCGCCGAGGGTGATCCAATCCTGCGTGCCGACAGCATCGTCGCCAATTTCAATCTTTTCTCGGCAGTTCGGGGCGCCCCCAGTTTTTCCGAATTCAGGCTGATCCGGCCAACATTCAATGTGGAACTGTATCCGGACGCAACGTCGAACTGGTCCTCGTCGTCCGGCGATCTCGCCGAGGGCGTTGCCGCGGCGGTGGCACGGGATCTGGCGCTGCAAGCGGGCAATGATATCCCGGCGTCAGCCGTCATTCCGAATTCTGCTGCACTTGGCACCGTGATGATCGAAGACGGCACCATCAAATGGATCAGCGATCCGGGAGCGGAAGCCGAAAAGCTGACATCCATCAACGGCACTCTGTCCTGGACCGCACCCACAGCCATAGCCCGCGCCAACATCGTTGCAATTTTCCGCGGAGAACAGCTGACGGTGACCGGGTCCACCTCGGCACCGTTGCTGCTGCTCGGTCAGCGCACGGCGCCGCTCGAAATCAAGGTGGCGTCAGCGCCGCTGAACCTCGACTTCAAGGGATCGGCAAGTCTGGGGGCGAACATGTTTGTCTCCGGCGCGCTGCAACTCAAAAGCGCATCTGTGCGACGGGCTCTGGAATGGTCCGGCACCGACATCAAGCCGGGCGAAGCGCTCGGCGCTCTTGAGCTGTCAGCCAAGATTACCGCCGAACAATCCAAGGCCAAGCTGGATGACCTGATCATTCTTGTCGATCATAACCGCGGGATCGGGGTGCTCGATATTACCATTCGCGACGAAGCGCCGCCTCTGGTTGCCGGCACGCTGGCGTTCAGCACGCTGGATATCGCCTCGTTCCTGCAGGCGTTCACGCCGCTGCCCGTGGCCGGCAAGGACATAGCCTCGACAATCGACACCCGCTTCCTGCGCGAGATCGGTCTTGACCTGCGACTGTCAGCCCAGTCGGCAAGTTTTGGCCCGGTGGCGTTGACCAATCTGGCGGCCGCCGCACGGGTGGAACAGGGGCGGGCGAATTTCGATGTCGGCGATGCCACCGCCTATGGCGGCAACCTGATTGGCCGCGTCGCGCTTTCGGAGAAGGGGGTTGATGGTGGGGTGAAAGTGCAGCTGTCGGCGCGCAGGACCGATTTTGGCCAGCTTTACGACGCTCTCGGCTTGACTGGTCCGCTGCCGCGCGGCATCGGCTCTCTCGACGTCGAAGTGACATCACCCTATCCGACCTGGGCCACGGCGATGTCGGATCTGACCGGCAAGATCGATCTGGCCGTGGGCAAAGGTACAGTGCCCAGTCTGAACCTTCCAAAATTCCGGGAATTGGCCAAGACCGAACGGTTTTTCGATCTGGAACAACTGGGTGAAGGCTCCAGTTTCGCTTTCGACAGCGCACGGTTCGAAGCCTCGATCTCCGATGGCGAGGCCAAGTTGACGACCGCTGAACTGATCGGACCGCAGCAGATGATTTCGCTTTCCGGGGTGATCCCCTATTCGCGCTCGAGCCTGGCCATCGCCGGGGTTCTCGGACCAAAGCCACTGCCTGCAGATGCGACTGCAGTCAACACCGATGCGGCCCTGCCCCCGCTTCGGTTCTTCGTCGGCGGCTCCTGGCCGCAACCGGTGTTCTCGCCGGTGACACCATAGAGCCGGTTGCAAAAAATGCGATACTTGCGAAATCGCGCATATTTGACGACAATCCACCAAATTCGGTGCTTCGGACAAATCGGCGGCACTGAAACGGATAAGGGCGCAACATGCTGCGGGTGATTTCGGCACTTGTCAAAATCGGATTGGCTTCGCTGGTAACTGGCGCGGTGCTGTCGGCGCTCAACCTTTCCGCCGCCGAATTGCTGCTCGAGATCGGGCTGACGCCGGAGCGGGTTTTCGCAGCTCTGCAGGATGGCGCAGCCTGGGCGATCCCGAATATTGTGCTCGGATCGCTGGTGATCGTGCCGATCTGGTTTGTCACCTATCTGTTGCGCCCGCCGCGGAACTGAACCCAAATGCATATCTAGCAGGCGCGTTCAGATACCGGCGAAAGCAGCCTGTTCGTCACGCTGGCGTTTGACCTCGCGGCTTTTGTTGAGAACCGAGGCGATGATAACGCCTATCGCGACAGCACCAATCAGCAGTGTGCAGACTGCGTTGATCTCGGGTGTCACTCCAAGCCGCACCTGGCTGTAGATTTTCATCGGCAACGTGGTGGCGCCGGGCCCGGAGGTAAAGCTGGCGATCACCAGATCATCCAGCGACAGCGTGAAAGCCAGCATCCAGCCGGAGATCACCGCGGGCAGGATCACCGGCAGGGTGATCTGCATGAAAGTGGTGACCGGACCTGCCCCAAGATCCATCGCGGCTTCTTCCAGCGACCGGTCAAAGCTCATCAGCCTTGACTGAACCACCACTGCGACGAAACACATGGTGAAGGTGATGTGCGCCAAGGTCACGGTCCAGAACCCGCGGCCAAAATCCACCGCCACGAACAACAGCAGCAGCGACAATCCGGTGATCACTTCAGGCATCACCAACGGCGCGAAAACCATTCCGGAAAACAGGATGCGGCCATTGAAGCGCGTGTAACGGGTCAGCGCCAGGGCTGCGAGCGTGCCAAGAACCGTGGCGAATGTGGCCGACACAAGCCCCACTCTGACAGTCACCCAGGCAGCATCCATCAGTCCCTGATTGTTGAACAACTCCCCATACCATTTGGTGGAAAAGCCGGACCAGACGGTGACCAGCCGGGATTCGTTGAAGGAGTAGACCACCAGAATCACGATCGGCAGATAGAGAAAGGCAAAGCCGAAGACGACCGAGGCAATATTAAAGCGCGACCAGTTCGTGTTCATCGTCCACTCTCCTGGGATTTGGCCTGCGCCTGCTGGAAGAACATGATCGGCACCACCAGGATCAACAACAAAAGCACGGCCACCGCAGAGGACACCGGCCAATCCCGGTTGTTGAAGAATTCACTCCACAGGGTCTTGCCGATCATCAAGGTACGCGAGCCGCCGAGCAGGTCGGGGATGACGAATTCACCGACCGCCGGGATGAAGACAAGCAGGCAACCGGCGATGATGCCGGGGATGGCGAGCGGAAAGGTGATTTTCCAGAATGCTGTTATCTGCGGACAGCCAAGGTCCTGCGCCGCCTCGATCAAGGTGTAGTCCATCTTTTCCAGCGCCGAGTAAATCGGCAGCACCATGAACGGCAGATAGGAATAGACGATACCGATATAGACGGCGGTGTCGGTGTTGAGGATGATCAGCGGCTCGTCGATCAGGCCGATGGCCAGCAGCAATTGATTGAGCAGGCCCTCGGGTTTGAGAATGCCAATCCAGGCATAAACGCGGATCAGAAAGCTGGTCCAGAACGGCAGGATCACCAGCATCAACAGTGTCGGGCGCAACGAGGTTGGCGCGCGCGCCATGCCATAGGCCAGCGGGAAGCCGATCAGCAATGTCAGCACTGTCGAGATGAATGCGATGGTGATGCTGGAGATATAGGCGTTGATATAAAGCGAATCCTCGGTCAGCCAAAGGTAGTTGGAAAAGCTGAACTGCTTGAAGGCAGCAATGATGCCCGAAATGCCATCGGCCAGATCAATGGTCGGCGCGTAGGGCGGCATCGCCATCATCGGTTCGGAAAACGAGATTTTCAGAACAATACCGAAGGGCACCAGGAAGAAAATCAGCAGCCAGGCATAAGGAACGATGATGACCAGGCGGCGGGTGATGGCAGAGAAGAGCTTCATTGGACAGTCCTCACTTCCGGTCAATAATCGCATACAGAACAAGGATCGCCATCACGATGGCGACAAGGACGAAAATCATGCTGCCAAAAAGTTCGATCATTTGCGGGGCGCCGAACAGCGTGGCGATAAACCCGATGGTCGAAATTGACACATAGGCGGCAAAATTCTGCTCGATCACCGGGCGCCGCTGTCCGAGAAGACCGTAGGTTCTGGCAAGGCTCAGAGAGAAGACCGACATTCCCACATAGGCGATAAACACCAGAAATAGCTCGGGACGCAGCACCAACAGGGTTGCAGCGGTCGCCAACGTCATGCCAATCGCCGCGATGCTGTTTACCTTGAAAGCTTGAGCCGGGTCAGCCTGCTCAGTGCGGTTCATGATCATTCCTCACTTGCCCAGCACAACGCCGCCGTCGGTATTGAAGCAAACCCAGATCTCTTCGTCATAACCGATCGGGTCTTCAACCGTGCGGACCGCGTTGAGCAGGGAAGCTTTGACCACATCCCCGTTCTTGAGCTTGACATGGAACACCGTCATGTCACCGAGATAACCGATGTCCCAGACTTCGCCCGAGGCGGCATTGATCCCGCCCTCGGGTTTGGTGCGGGAGACACGGAGTTTTTCCGGCCGAATGGCAAAACTGGCTTTCTGTCCCGGTTTCATCGCTTGCATGGATTCGGATCGAATGATCATCCCATCGGGGGTTTCGATGTCGACGACACCAGCGTTTGAAGCTGTGACCTCGCCACGGAATATATTGATGTCGCCAATAAAACTGGCAACGAATTCGGAGTTGGGTGCTTCATAGGTTTCCACCGGCGTGCCGATCTGGACGATGCGGCCAACATCCATTACCGCGATCCGGTCAGCCATGGTCATGGCTTCTTCCTGGTCATGGGTGACGACCAGGAAAGTCAATCCCAGATCCTGCTGCAGATCCATCAATTCGAACTGGGTTTCCTCGCGCAGCTTCTTGTCGAGCGCGCCGAGCGGCTCATCCAGCAAAAGCACTTTCGGGCGTTTTGCAATGGAGCGGGCAAGGGCCACGCGCTGACGCTGGCCGCCTGACAGCTGGTGCGGCTTGCGTTTGCCGAACTGGTCGAGCTTGACCAGCTTGAGCATGTTGTTGACGCGATCATCGATTTCGGACTTGGCCATGCCGTCCTGCTTGAGGCCGAACGCAATGTTCTTCTCAACGCTCATATGCGGGAACAGCGCATAGGACTGGAACATCATGTTGACCGGCCGCTTGTAGGGCGGAACGCCAGCCATGTTCTCGCCATCGAGCAGAATCTGCCCTTCGGTGGCGTTTTCAAACCCGGCCAGCATGCGCAAAAGCGTTGACTTGCCGCAGCCGGAGCCGCCGAGCAGTGCAAAAAATTCCTTTTGAAAAATGTGCAGCGTCAGGTCTTTGACCGCAACAAAGTCACCAAATTTCTTGGTGATGTTTTCAAAGGCGATGTAGGGGCGCTGGTCCGGATCATTCCATGGTTCGAAGCTGCGCCTGATGCTGCCCAGAGATTTCATGCCCGATTGTCCCCGTGATCAACTGATGAAAAACCCCCGGCTCGTTGCCGGGCCGGGGGTTGAGGTCTTGGGTTACTGACCGGTGACGATCTTGGTCCAGGTCCGGGTCATGACACGCTGGGTGCGCTGATCCTTGGGCGAGGTGGAATAGAGGCGACCAATTGTTTCCTCGTCGGGATAGATGGCGGTGTCACCAATTACATCCTCGTTGAGCAGCGGCTTGGAAGCCTCATTGCCGTTGGCGTAGTAGACGTAGTTGGACGCCTTTGCCGCGACTTCCGGCTTCATGATGAAGTTGAGAAACTCGTGTGCCTCTTCGACATGGGCAGCATCGCCGGGGATAGCCATGTTGTCGAACCACATCAGCGCGCCTTCCTTGGGGATGATGTATTCGATGGTGACGCCCTGATCGGCTTCGGCGGCACGGTCACGCGCCTGCAGCACGTCGCCGGACCAACCGACAGCCAGACAGATGTCGCCATTGGCAAGCGCGTTGATGTATTCTGACGAGTGGAATTTCTTCACGCTCGGACGAACGGTGAGCAAGAGCTCTTCGGCCTTGGCGATATCGTCGGCAGAATTCGAATCCGGATCAAGCCCGAGATAGTTGAGCGCCGCAGGAATGATCTCCTCGGAAGTGTCGAGCATGTAGACGCCGCAATCAGCCAGCTTGGCGAGGTTTGCAGGATCGAAAACAATGTTCCAGGAGTTGAGCGGCGTGTCGCCGAGCCGTTCCTTGACCTTGTCGACATTGATGCCAAGACCGGTGGTGCCCCACATGTAGTTGATAGCATGCTCATTGCCCGGATCGTATTTTTCCAGCCGCTTGGCAATGGCCGGATCCATGTTGGCAAGATTGGGAAGCTTAGACTTGTCGAGTTTCTGGAACACACCGGCAGTGATCTGGCGGGCCAGGAAGGTGCCGGTCGGCACCACGACATCATAACCGGTCGAGCCGGCGAGCAATTTGGTTTCCAGCACCTCGTTGGAATCAAACACGTCGTAGACGACCTTGATGCCGGTTTCCTTGGTGAAATCCTCGAGAATGGACTCATCAATGTAATCGGACCAATTGTAGACGTTGACAACGCGTTCCTGTGCGGTTGCGAGCACTGTCGATGCGGCAAGCATGACGGCTGCAGAAAATAGACGGGTCTTCAAAGGCATTCGTGTTCCTCTCGTTTTCTGATCTGGACACCTGCAAGGCTGCAGAGCCGCTGAGGTGGACGACCGCGCCCCCGCCTTTTGGCGGCAGGGTGCGGCGGATGAAATAACTTTAGGTGGAATCTCGTCTCGCACAAGAGGCCAACAAGTCATTTCCTGATTATGGTGCGCGCAAAATGTTCCGCCCCACTGAGGGCGTGCTGCCACCCGACCATTCTCGCCTCACAGATGAGCCCAATTACCGCTGGGATCACTGAAAATCGAAGGCCGAAAGCCCGGTTACCATCTCGTCCAGACCCAGCGGGCGCGTGATCGGCGGCTCGGCGCGAGCCAGGCAGCCGACGCGTTCGCACAGCCGGCAGGCCGGCCCTACCGGAATCGACACCGGTTGCGATGCCTTGCCACTGCTCATCGGCAAGGCTTCGCCATAGACCAGTTCATCGCGAAAGCCAATGTCGCAGCCGAGCAGGATCGCAGTGCGGCGCGGCCGTTCGGAAAACGCCCCCTGCGGCCCTTCCAGCGTCCGCGATATCGTCAGGAATTCAGCGCCTCCGGGCAGTTCCACCGCCTCCACGAGCACCTGCGAAGGCTGGGAAAACGCCGCGTGGATCGACAGTTTCGGGCAGTTGCCGCCAAAACGCTGTTGCGGAAACCCCTGCGCACCGGCGCGGCGAAAGCGATGCCCCGCCACGTCGACCTCAAGCATGAAGAACGGCACGCCCTCGAGGCTGGGCCGGCACAGAGTGGTCAACCGGTTGGCCGCCTGCTCGAACGAAACGCCGAAACGCGATTTCAGCACATCGATATCATAGCGGGCGCGCTGGGCCGCGGCATGGAACGGTTGATAGGGCATCATCAGTGCGTGAGCGGCGTAGCGGGCGAGTTCGAAGCGGGCGATGCGGCGGGCCTCGTCGCTCGACAGCTTGAGTTCGTTGATGCCTGCGCCGACGGCGACATTCATGCGGATCAGCGATGCCTCCATGGCGACCTCACGCAACTGATCGAACGGCGACAACCGCTCTGACAGGAACAGGCGCTGCGAATGGCGGTCATAGCGGCGGCGCCAGTTGGGCATGGTGGCGACCGGCAGCAAGCGGACGACGACGCCGTGCTCGGTCTTCAGCCAGGCCTTGAGCGCGCCCATCAGATCATCGCCGGGCTTGAGCAACTGGTGAAAGGCTTCCGCCTCCTCTTCAAGCGCCGGATGATGATTGGGACGGGTTTCGAGCATCTCGCGGACCTCGTCCATCGGCAGCCGCGCACCCGACAGCGCCGGGCTGTGGCCGTCGCGGGCAAGCATGGCCGAGAGATCCGACAGGCGCGCCGCCTGCTCACGATAGGCGCGATGCAGCTTGAGGATGGCGGCACTTGCATTGGGCGCAGCTTCGGCGATCTCGACCACTTCCTGGTCGCCCGGAAGTTCGCCGATCAGCAACGGGTCGGCGAAGACCTCCTTGAGGCTTGCCAGCGTGGTGCCGCCGCCCTCGCCCTGGAGTTCCTCGACATCGACCTTATAGACAGAAGAGAGTTTAAGGATCAGCTGCACCGTCAAGGGCCGCTGGTTGCGCTCGATCAGATTGAGATAGGACGGCGATATGCCCAGCGCCTCGGCCATCGCCGTCTGGGTCAGGCCCTTGGCGTTGCGGATGCGGCGGATGCGCGGCCCGGCGAATATCTTCTGTTCAGCCATTTTGTCTATCTTTACAGGTTTTGACAGATTTCAGACACCAGCCGAAGACCTGCGTCTTTTACAATTGTGACAAATTTACAGATGGATTTTGTAAAACACAAGACAGCGTGACTTCAATTATCGGCTGAAAACGTGGATTTATCTGGCCTAGTGTGCGGCGCAATGTAAATTCAGTCACATCGAGGGCGACCAAACAGCTCCCAAGCTGGCCCGCCCGAACCTGACACTTGCAGACCGGAGAGACATCATGACTGATTTTTACAACCTCGTTCCCACAGCTCCCGAAGGCCGTTATGACGGCGTTGAGCGGCCTTACAGCCCGGCAGACGTTCAGAAGCTGCGCGGCTCGGTCAACATCAAGCACAGCCTCGCCGAAATGGGCGCCAACCGGTTGTGGAAGCTGATCCACGAAGAAGACTTCGTCAATTCGCTCGGCGCCATGACCGGCAACCAGGCCATGCAGCAGGTTCGCGCCGGGCTGAAGGCGATCTACCTTTCCGGCTGGCAGGTTGCGGCTGACTCCAACACCGCCTCGTCGATGTATCCCGACCAGTCGCTCTACCCTGCCAACGCAGCGCCGGAACTTGCCAAGCGCATCAACCGCACCCTGCAGCGCGCCGATCAGATCGAGACATCGGAAGGCAACGGCCTTTCGGTCGACACCTGGTTCGCTCCGATCGTTGCCGACGCCGAAGCCGGTTTCGGCGGACCGCTCAACGCGTTTGAGATCATGAAGGCCTTCATTGAAGCAGGCGTTGCAGGCGTTCACTATGAAGACCAGCTGGCGTCGGAAAAGAAGTGCGGCCATCTGGGCGGCAAGGTTTTGATCCCGACCGCGGCGCATATCCGCAATCTCAATGCCGCGCGGCTGGCCGCCGACGTGATGGGCACGCCAACACTGGTTATCGCCCGCACCGATGCCGAAGCTGCCAAGCTGCTGACCTCCGATATCGACGAGCGCGATCGCCCGTTTGTTGATTACGACGCCGGCCGCACCATCGAGGGCTTCTACAACATCAAGAACGGCCTCGACTCCTGCATCGCCCGCGCCGTGTCCTATGCGCCGCATTGCGACCTGATCTGGTGCGAGACCTCCAAGCCGGATCTCGAACAGGCCCGCAAGTTCGCCGAAGGTGTGCACAAGCATCATCCGGGCAAGCTGCTGGCGTACAACTGCTCGCCGTCGTTCAACTGGAAAAAGCACCTCGACGACGCGACAATTGCCAAGTTCCAGCGCGAACTCGGCGCCATGGGCTACAAGTTCCAGTTCATCACGCTGGCCGGCTTTCATCAGCTCAACCACGGCATGTTCGAACTGGCCCGCGGCTACAAGGACCGGCAGATGTCGGCCTATTCCGAGCTGCAGGAAGCGGAATTCGCTTCCGAGGCAGACGGCTACACCGCGACCAAGCACCAGCGCGAAGTCGGCACCGGTTACTTCGACGCCGTGTCGATGGCGATCACCGGCGGCAAGTCTTCGACCACCGCGATGGGCGAATCGACAGAATCGGCCCAGTTCCGCCCGGCCGCTGAATAAACCAACTCCCCTCACCCGTTCCGGCGGGTGAGGGTCCCGGACGACCCCATTCTACATCACAAACCCCGTTAGAGGAGAAATGCCATGACAGCCCAGACCAGAGTCAAGGAACGCGCAG is a window from the Hoeflea sp. IMCC20628 genome containing:
- a CDS encoding ABC transporter permease subunit; amino-acid sequence: MKLFSAITRRLVIIVPYAWLLIFFLVPFGIVLKISFSEPMMAMPPYAPTIDLADGISGIIAAFKQFSFSNYLWLTEDSLYINAYISSITIAFISTVLTLLIGFPLAYGMARAPTSLRPTLLMLVILPFWTSFLIRVYAWIGILKPEGLLNQLLLAIGLIDEPLIILNTDTAVYIGIVYSYLPFMVLPIYSALEKMDYTLIEAAQDLGCPQITAFWKITFPLAIPGIIAGCLLVFIPAVGEFVIPDLLGGSRTLMIGKTLWSEFFNNRDWPVSSAVAVLLLLILVVPIMFFQQAQAKSQESGR
- a CDS encoding ABC transporter ATP-binding protein; protein product: MKSLGSIRRSFEPWNDPDQRPYIAFENITKKFGDFVAVKDLTLHIFQKEFFALLGGSGCGKSTLLRMLAGFENATEGQILLDGENMAGVPPYKRPVNMMFQSYALFPHMSVEKNIAFGLKQDGMAKSEIDDRVNNMLKLVKLDQFGKRKPHQLSGGQRQRVALARSIAKRPKVLLLDEPLGALDKKLREETQFELMDLQQDLGLTFLVVTHDQEEAMTMADRIAVMDVGRIVQIGTPVETYEAPNSEFVASFIGDINIFRGEVTASNAGVVDIETPDGMIIRSESMQAMKPGQKASFAIRPEKLRVSRTKPEGGINAASGEVWDIGYLGDMTVFHVKLKNGDVVKASLLNAVRTVEDPIGYDEEIWVCFNTDGGVVLGK
- a CDS encoding polyamine ABC transporter substrate-binding protein, translated to MLAASTVLATAQERVVNVYNWSDYIDESILEDFTKETGIKVVYDVFDSNEVLETKLLAGSTGYDVVVPTGTFLARQITAGVFQKLDKSKLPNLANMDPAIAKRLEKYDPGNEHAINYMWGTTGLGINVDKVKERLGDTPLNSWNIVFDPANLAKLADCGVYMLDTSEEIIPAALNYLGLDPDSNSADDIAKAEELLLTVRPSVKKFHSSEYINALANGDICLAVGWSGDVLQARDRAAEADQGVTIEYIIPKEGALMWFDNMAIPGDAAHVEEAHEFLNFIMKPEVAAKASNYVYYANGNEASKPLLNEDVIGDTAIYPDEETIGRLYSTSPKDQRTQRVMTRTWTKIVTGQ
- a CDS encoding XRE family transcriptional regulator, giving the protein MAEQKIFAGPRIRRIRNAKGLTQTAMAEALGISPSYLNLIERNQRPLTVQLILKLSSVYKVDVEELQGEGGGTTLASLKEVFADPLLIGELPGDQEVVEIAEAAPNASAAILKLHRAYREQAARLSDLSAMLARDGHSPALSGARLPMDEVREMLETRPNHHPALEEEAEAFHQLLKPGDDLMGALKAWLKTEHGVVVRLLPVATMPNWRRRYDRHSQRLFLSERLSPFDQLREVAMEASLIRMNVAVGAGINELKLSSDEARRIARFELARYAAHALMMPYQPFHAAAQRARYDIDVLKSRFGVSFEQAANRLTTLCRPSLEGVPFFMLEVDVAGHRFRRAGAQGFPQQRFGGNCPKLSIHAAFSQPSQVLVEAVELPGGAEFLTISRTLEGPQGAFSERPRRTAILLGCDIGFRDELVYGEALPMSSGKASQPVSIPVGPACRLCERVGCLARAEPPITRPLGLDEMVTGLSAFDFQ
- the aceA gene encoding isocitrate lyase — protein: MTDFYNLVPTAPEGRYDGVERPYSPADVQKLRGSVNIKHSLAEMGANRLWKLIHEEDFVNSLGAMTGNQAMQQVRAGLKAIYLSGWQVAADSNTASSMYPDQSLYPANAAPELAKRINRTLQRADQIETSEGNGLSVDTWFAPIVADAEAGFGGPLNAFEIMKAFIEAGVAGVHYEDQLASEKKCGHLGGKVLIPTAAHIRNLNAARLAADVMGTPTLVIARTDAEAAKLLTSDIDERDRPFVDYDAGRTIEGFYNIKNGLDSCIARAVSYAPHCDLIWCETSKPDLEQARKFAEGVHKHHPGKLLAYNCSPSFNWKKHLDDATIAKFQRELGAMGYKFQFITLAGFHQLNHGMFELARGYKDRQMSAYSELQEAEFASEADGYTATKHQREVGTGYFDAVSMAITGGKSSTTAMGESTESAQFRPAAE